The following proteins are encoded in a genomic region of Desulfurispora thermophila DSM 16022:
- the thiC gene encoding phosphomethylpyrimidine synthase ThiC gives MPTTLELARRGEATAAVRRVARQENVTEDQLLEELAQGRAVVLASRQRPHCRPVGIGRILRTKVSASVGMFGTTASMEAEWEKVHAALSAGTDTLMDLSVSGNIDALYRKILLRTNLPLGTLPLYQALAMAREKYGHPAAMTVEDLFAVIEQQAREGVDFIAVHAGVTQQVLDRARRDGRQEMLVSFGGSHLIGWMALNQQENPLYVLYDRLLDICRQYDTTIALADAFRPGCLDDSLDGPQVQELIVLGELVRRARQAGVQIMVKGPGHVPLHHLSATVTLQKRLCHGAPYFVFGPVVTDISPGYDHISAAIGGALSALAGAEFLCYVTEAEHLSLPDARQVHEGVIAARIAAHAADLARGLPGAADWDNELSRARKNMEWEKQIALAIDPERARRQRQKTSADSPACAMCGKYCAMQVIAQYLNTPVHSC, from the coding sequence ATGCCAACAACACTGGAGCTGGCCCGCCGCGGTGAAGCCACTGCCGCGGTCAGGCGGGTAGCCCGGCAGGAAAATGTAACAGAAGACCAACTGCTGGAGGAACTGGCCCAGGGCCGGGCAGTTGTGCTGGCTAGCCGGCAACGCCCCCACTGCCGGCCGGTAGGTATCGGGCGCATTTTGCGCACCAAAGTGAGCGCCAGCGTGGGCATGTTTGGTACGACAGCCAGCATGGAGGCGGAATGGGAAAAGGTACATGCTGCTCTGTCCGCCGGTACCGATACTCTAATGGATTTGAGTGTCAGCGGAAATATCGACGCCTTGTACCGTAAGATCCTGCTTCGGACCAACCTGCCGCTGGGCACATTGCCCCTATACCAGGCCCTGGCCATGGCGCGCGAAAAGTACGGCCATCCGGCGGCCATGACAGTAGAAGACCTTTTTGCTGTGATTGAACAGCAGGCCCGGGAGGGAGTGGATTTCATCGCCGTACATGCCGGTGTGACCCAACAAGTGCTGGACAGGGCCCGCCGCGATGGGCGGCAGGAAATGCTGGTCAGTTTCGGTGGCAGCCACTTGATTGGTTGGATGGCCCTTAATCAGCAGGAAAATCCCCTTTATGTACTTTATGACCGTTTGCTGGACATCTGCCGGCAGTACGATACCACAATCGCCCTGGCCGACGCTTTCCGACCGGGTTGCCTGGACGACTCGCTGGACGGCCCTCAGGTGCAAGAGTTAATTGTGCTGGGCGAATTGGTAAGGCGGGCCCGGCAGGCCGGGGTGCAGATTATGGTCAAGGGACCGGGCCACGTTCCGCTGCACCATCTATCGGCAACTGTTACCCTGCAAAAAAGATTGTGCCACGGCGCGCCTTACTTTGTCTTTGGCCCTGTGGTAACCGACATCTCACCCGGTTACGACCATATCAGTGCAGCAATTGGTGGAGCGCTCAGCGCCTTGGCCGGAGCCGAGTTCCTGTGCTACGTAACCGAAGCCGAGCACCTCAGCCTGCCCGATGCCAGGCAGGTGCACGAAGGTGTGATCGCGGCCCGCATTGCCGCCCATGCCGCCGACCTGGCTCGGGGCCTGCCCGGCGCTGCGGACTGGGATAATGAGCTCTCCCGTGCCCGCAAAAATATGGAATGGGAAAAACAAATCGCTCTGGCAATCGACCCAGAGAGAGCCCGCCGCCAGCGGCAAAAAACCAGCGCTGATTCTCCGGCCTGCGCCATGTGCGGCAAATATTGCGCCATGCAGGTGATTGCCCAATATCTAAATACGCCCGTGCATTCCTGTTAG
- the bzaB gene encoding B12 lower ligand biosynthesis ThiC-like protein BzaB, which yields MTQVLRARAGEITPEMLAVASAEKIPPEVVRERVARGTIVIPKNKNRQLKKICGIGEGLRVKVNALIGTSSDRDDPAMEERKIRAALRAGADAFMDLSTGGDIDGMRRLTLATAGVPVGSVPLYQAAVIAIEQRGSVVAMTAEDMFATIEKQAAAGLDFMAIHSALNFDVLKRLQETGRITDIVSRGGAFLTGWMLHNQKENPLYEQFDRLLEILLAYDVTLSVGDAIRPGCTADSLDAAQLQGLMVAGRLVARAQAAGVQVMVEGPGHVPLHHVPATMLLQKRLCHQAPYYILGTLSTDIAPGYDHISAAIGAALAGQNGADFICYVTPAEHLGLPTEEDVYTGVMAARLAAHAADLARGNRSAWQKSREMVQAGQQGNWQRYAELALDPHRLATALEQQNREPCPVCGENCLCVRAAAYLAG from the coding sequence ATGACCCAGGTTTTAAGAGCCCGCGCCGGAGAAATTACACCCGAAATGCTCGCCGTGGCCAGCGCGGAAAAAATCCCCCCGGAAGTGGTACGGGAAAGAGTGGCCAGAGGCACCATTGTCATCCCCAAAAACAAAAACCGCCAATTGAAAAAGATCTGCGGTATTGGTGAGGGTCTGCGGGTGAAGGTCAACGCCCTGATCGGTACCTCCAGCGACCGGGACGACCCGGCTATGGAGGAAAGAAAAATCCGGGCCGCCCTGCGCGCCGGTGCCGATGCCTTTATGGATTTGAGCACGGGGGGCGACATTGACGGCATGCGCCGCCTCACCCTGGCCACGGCCGGGGTGCCCGTGGGCAGCGTGCCGCTATACCAGGCGGCGGTTATAGCCATTGAGCAGCGGGGTTCGGTGGTGGCTATGACCGCAGAGGACATGTTTGCCACCATTGAGAAACAGGCCGCGGCTGGCCTGGACTTCATGGCCATCCACAGCGCTCTCAATTTCGATGTGCTCAAACGCTTGCAGGAGACAGGTCGCATCACCGACATTGTCAGCCGGGGCGGCGCTTTCCTGACCGGCTGGATGCTGCACAACCAAAAGGAGAACCCGCTCTACGAGCAGTTTGACCGGCTGTTGGAGATTCTGCTGGCTTATGATGTAACCCTGAGTGTGGGGGACGCCATCCGCCCTGGCTGCACGGCCGATTCGCTGGACGCCGCCCAACTGCAGGGACTGATGGTGGCCGGCCGGCTGGTGGCCAGGGCCCAGGCGGCCGGAGTCCAGGTAATGGTAGAAGGGCCGGGTCACGTACCGCTGCATCATGTGCCGGCTACCATGCTCCTGCAAAAGCGTCTCTGCCACCAGGCTCCGTATTATATTCTGGGTACACTGTCCACCGACATTGCGCCGGGCTATGACCATATCAGCGCCGCCATCGGGGCGGCCCTAGCCGGACAGAACGGTGCCGACTTCATCTGTTATGTCACGCCGGCCGAACACCTGGGTCTACCCACCGAGGAGGATGTATACACTGGCGTCATGGCCGCCCGCCTGGCCGCCCACGCCGCCGACCTGGCCCGGGGTAACCGCTCCGCCTGGCAAAAAAGCCGGGAAATGGTCCAGGCCGGACAGCAGGGCAATTGGCAGCGCTATGCTGAGCTGGCCTTAGATCCCCACCGTCTGGCAACCGCCCTGGAACAGCAAAACCGCGAGCCATGCCCGGTATGCGGGGAAAACTGCCTGTGCGTCCGGGCCGCGGCATATCTGGCTGGCTAA
- a CDS encoding GerAB/ArcD/ProY family transporter, producing the protein MAGKDQAQNNQNNAVTISQLALTITAVQIGTGIAVLPRQLAKSAGHDGWLSALGGGLLFIILGLLMFWLAARFPNQGLFGYLPRILGKPLSLLIIAYLVVSFSGALVVGTRSYIDVVQLWSLPRTPRWLLASLTLLPGLYLAWFGLQAIARMAELFGFLLVLATFMIISPWPDINWGNLLPVGDAGWKNIALGVLQTKYAYNGILIFLLLFPTLKPADRSRAVKAIVAGLLITTAVYVLITVITTGVFSIEALQSELYPVMTLISLTKLEIVQRIEIIFLYLNLITVITTQAPFAYLVTAGLQQLTGMDKKKFLLPVGLITAFLAAYPLDIFLFDTYSEFVAYAIFIAEAVLVPLLLITAIIRKQKEQ; encoded by the coding sequence ATGGCAGGCAAAGATCAAGCGCAGAACAATCAGAATAATGCCGTGACCATTTCTCAACTGGCCCTGACTATAACGGCCGTCCAGATCGGGACGGGTATTGCCGTGCTGCCGCGGCAGTTAGCCAAATCTGCCGGACACGACGGCTGGCTCAGCGCCCTGGGAGGGGGACTGCTGTTTATCATTCTGGGTCTGCTGATGTTTTGGCTGGCCGCCCGTTTTCCCAACCAGGGCCTTTTTGGTTACCTGCCCCGCATACTTGGAAAACCGTTGAGCTTGCTCATAATTGCTTATCTGGTTGTTTCTTTTTCGGGAGCGCTGGTGGTGGGGACACGGTCGTATATTGACGTGGTGCAACTCTGGTCGCTGCCCCGCACCCCCCGCTGGCTACTGGCTTCGCTGACCTTGTTGCCCGGGCTTTATCTGGCCTGGTTTGGACTACAGGCCATTGCCAGGATGGCCGAACTGTTTGGTTTTTTACTGGTTCTGGCTACGTTCATGATCATTTCTCCCTGGCCGGATATCAACTGGGGTAATTTATTGCCTGTGGGCGATGCAGGGTGGAAAAACATTGCCCTGGGCGTTTTGCAAACGAAATATGCATACAATGGCATTTTGATTTTCTTGCTCTTGTTCCCTACCCTCAAGCCTGCGGACAGGTCTCGTGCCGTTAAGGCAATTGTTGCGGGCCTGCTCATCACAACTGCCGTCTACGTTTTAATTACAGTTATTACTACAGGGGTTTTTTCTATTGAAGCTTTACAGAGCGAGTTGTACCCGGTGATGACACTGATCTCCTTGACCAAGCTGGAAATTGTGCAGCGGATAGAAATAATTTTCTTATATTTAAATCTTATTACAGTTATCACCACCCAGGCCCCTTTTGCCTATCTGGTTACGGCCGGCCTGCAACAATTGACCGGCATGGACAAGAAAAAGTTTCTCCTGCCCGTGGGCCTGATTACGGCATTTCTGGCTGCTTACCCGCTGGATATTTTTTTATTTGATACCTACAGCGAGTTTGTAGCATATGCCATTTTTATTGCTGAAGCGGTGCTCGTACCGCTGCTATTGATAACTGCCATAATCCGAAAGCAAAAAGAACAGTAA